In Chelmon rostratus isolate fCheRos1 chromosome 4, fCheRos1.pri, whole genome shotgun sequence, a genomic segment contains:
- the b3galt2 gene encoding beta-1,3-galactosyltransferase 2, with the protein MQWRRRHCCPIKMTWTIKRSLFRTHVAGLSLALFFSLLLFFSHQDWLPGQNGPWENPLTYTVRGIRGPKGEANQSNSLRSLWRETVNVAPKPLLNLSSQQADGAVGEAAGGGGGGGARMGVMGLGDSMSTNNSLQMEMGVGGRLSAQPYPYILNEPFKCRDSTPFLILLITVERGKVDARNAIRQTWGNESTAQGLGLVRLFLLGTGKYTDTFQQSIIEDESRVYHDIIQQDYQDTYYNLTIKTLMGMYWVATYCPHASYVMKTDSDMFVNTEYLIQKLLKPELPPKQKYFTGFLMRGYSPNRNKDSKWYMSPELYPSERYPTFCSGTGYVFSGDLAELIYQASLSIRRLNLEDVYVGICLAKLRIDPVPPPNEFLFNHWRVSYSICKYSHLITSHQFPPNDLIKFWNHLQNNKHKACIYMNKDKSRYIHRRFHRARPP; encoded by the coding sequence ATGCAGTGGAGACGGCGGCACTGCTGTCCCATCAAGATGACCTGGACCATCAAGCGTTCCCTCTTCCGGACCCATGTGGCCGGCCTCTCCCTGGCTTTattcttttccctcctcttatTTTTCAGCCACCAAGACTGGCTGCCCGGACAGAATGGGCCCTGGGAAAACCCGCTCACCTACACCGTCAGGGGCATCCGTGGCCCCAAGGGAGAAGCCAACCAGAGCAACTCCCTGAGGAGCCTGTGGAGGGAGACGGTCAATGTAGCCCCAAAGCCGCTGCTCAACCTCAGCTCTCAGCAGGCGGATGGGGCAGTGggggaggcagcaggaggaggtggtggaggaggagccaGGATGGGCGTAATGGGGCTTGGGGACTCCATGAGCACTAACAACAGTTTACAGATGGAGATGGGCGTGGGAGGGAGACTCAGCGCTCAGCCCTACCCCTACATCTTGAACGAGCCCTTCAAGTGCAGGGACAGCACTCCCTTCCTCATCCTTCTAATCACTGTAGAACGCGGCAAGGTCGATGCCCGGAACGCCATCCGCCAGACATGGGGCAATGAGAGCACAGCACAGGGTCTGGGGCTTGTCCGCCTTTTCCTGCTTGGCACAGGGAAGTACACAGACACCTTCCAGCAGAGCATCATAGAGGACGAGAGCCGTGTTTACCACGATATCATCCAACAGGACTATCAGGACACTTATTATAACCTGACCATCAAAACCCTGATGGGCATGTACTGGGTGGCCACCTATTGTCCACATGCCTCCTACgtgatgaagacagacagcGACATGTTTGTCAATACTGAGTATCTCATCCAAAAGCTGCTGAAGCCTGAGCTGCCTCCCAAGCAGAAGTACTTCACTGGCTTCCTGATGAGGGGCTACTCACCAAACCGAAACAAGGACAGCAAGTGGTACATGTCTCCAGAGCTGTACCCAAGCGAGCGCTACCCGACATTTTGCTCAGGCACGGGATACGTGTTCTCAGGAGACTTGGCCGAGTTGATCTACCAGGCTTCTCTCAGCATACGCAGGCTGAACCTAGAGGACGTTTACGTGGGGATCTGCCTGGCGAAGCTGCGCATTGACCCAGTGCCCCCTCCCAATGAGTTCCTCTTCAACCATTGGCGGGTGTCTTACTCCATCTGTAAGTACAGCCACCTGATCACATCCCATCAGTTCCCCCCTAATGACCTCATCAAGTTCTGGAACCACTTGCAAAACAACAAGCACAAGGCCTGTATCTACATGAACAAGGATAAAAGCAGGTACATACACCGAAGGTTTCACAGAGCGAGGCCTCCTTGA